From Bradyrhizobium sp. AZCC 1610:
CACGGCAGAGGCGCGGGCGTAGAGCGGTTCGCGGCTGACCAGGATGTTGCGCAGCTCCGCCATCGCGGAGCGATCATCCGCCATCGGGCGCAAATCGCCCTGGCCGCGGACGCGGGCCATGTGTTCTTCCGGCTCGGCCTTGAGCCAGATGGTGTAGAACGACGACAGGATCAGGTCGAATGTCAAAGGCTCGGAGACGATGCCGCCGCCGGTCGCCAGCACCATCAATTCCTTGCGCGCCAATAGTTGCGTCAGCGCCGCCTGCTCCATGCGGCGAAAGCCTTCCTGGCCGTAGAGGGCGATGATCTCGGCGACGGATAATCCGTTCTGCGCCTCGACCTCCTTGTTGAGCTCGACGAACTTCCAGCCGATTTTCTTCGCCAGCATCTTGCCGAGCGTGGATTTGCCGGCGCCGCGCAGGCCGATCAAGGCAATGCCGGCGAAGGAGATCCGCCGCTGTGCCGACATGCCGCCGCCGGCAAGCGCGTCCTTGGCCTGCGCGATCTGGGCGGGCGTCGCCTTGCGCAGCAGGTCGCGGATGATGGCCCAGTCGGGCGCCGGCTCGGTTGCGGGGATGAGGTCTTCCAGATGCGCGCCCATCGCGTTCGACACGCGCCGCAGCAGCACGATCGAGACGTTGCCCTTGCCGCTTTCGAGCTGCGCGATATAGCGCTCGGAGATTCCCGATACCTTGGCGAGCACCTTGCGCGACATGCCGCGAAGGGCGCGCATGGTGCGCACACGCTGGCCAAGCTGCTCGAGAAAGCCGGTTTCGGGGTCGTTGGCCTCGGTCATTTCCCTCGTTCGGCTTTGCCTCAGGGGTGAACGGATTTCGGAAACATAATGCCGATGAGGATTGACAGCAAGCGCGGCCGGTGTCTTTGTATGAATTATAATTCTTAAAACTCAGGGAGAGGCGTCGTGAACGGCACGTCCGGTTCGTATAATGCGGTGACCTGGCTGCTCGACCGCAATGTCGACGAGGGTCGTGGGGCCAAGCTAGCCTTCACCGATACCATCTCCGATCTGACCTATGGCGATCTGCAGCGGCAGAGCTGCCGCGTCGCCAACATGCTGCGCCGGCTTGGCGTCCGCCGCGAAGAGCGCGTGGCGATGATCATGCTGGATACCGTGGATTTTCCATGCGTGTTCCTCGGCGCGATCCGCGCCGGCATCGTGCCGGTGCCGCTCAATACCCTTCTGACTTCGGAGCAGTATGCCTACGTGCTGGCGGATTGCCGCGCGCGCATCCTGTTCATTTCAGAAGCGCTGCTGCCTGTGGTGAAGGATATGGTCGGGCGGATGCCCGATCTCGAGCACGTCGTCGTGTCCGGCAAGGATGCGCTCGGCCACAAAAAGCTCTCCGACGAGCTGGCGCGCAAGAGCGATTCATTTGCGACGGCGCCAACCCATCCCGACGAGCCTGCGTTCTGGCTCTATTCATCCGGCTCGACCGGCATGCCCAAAGGCGTGCGCCATCTGCATTCCAATCTCGCCGCGACGGCCGAAACCTACGCCAAACAGGTGCTCGGCATTCGCGGGGACGATGTCTGCCTCTCGGCGGCAAAACTGTTCTTCGCCTATGGCCTCGGCAATGCGCTGACGTTCCCGATGTCGGTCGGTGCTTCCACCGTCCTGAATGCCGAGCGCCCGACGCCGGCCACGATGTTCGCGCTGATGAACAAGTATAACCCCAGCATCTTCTACGGCGTGCCGACACTGTTCGCCGCGATGCTCAACGACGAGACGGTGAAGGACGCGCGCGCCGGCAACCGGCTCCGCATCTGCACCTCCGCCGGCGAAGCGCTGCCGGAGTCTGTCGGCAACGCCTGGAAGGCGCGCTTCGGCGTCGACATTCTCGACGGTGTCGGTTCG
This genomic window contains:
- a CDS encoding helix-turn-helix transcriptional regulator; amino-acid sequence: MRQSRTREMTEANDPETGFLEQLGQRVRTMRALRGMSRKVLAKVSGISERYIAQLESGKGNVSIVLLRRVSNAMGAHLEDLIPATEPAPDWAIIRDLLRKATPAQIAQAKDALAGGGMSAQRRISFAGIALIGLRGAGKSTLGKMLAKKIGWKFVELNKEVEAQNGLSVAEIIALYGQEGFRRMEQAALTQLLARKELMVLATGGGIVSEPLTFDLILSSFYTIWLKAEPEEHMARVRGQGDLRPMADDRSAMAELRNILVSREPLYARASAVVDTAGLSVDAAAARLSDAVAPVLHDKHAFGLHSAVS
- a CDS encoding benzoate-CoA ligase family protein, with amino-acid sequence MNGTSGSYNAVTWLLDRNVDEGRGAKLAFTDTISDLTYGDLQRQSCRVANMLRRLGVRREERVAMIMLDTVDFPCVFLGAIRAGIVPVPLNTLLTSEQYAYVLADCRARILFISEALLPVVKDMVGRMPDLEHVVVSGKDALGHKKLSDELARKSDSFATAPTHPDEPAFWLYSSGSTGMPKGVRHLHSNLAATAETYAKQVLGIRGDDVCLSAAKLFFAYGLGNALTFPMSVGASTVLNAERPTPATMFALMNKYNPSIFYGVPTLFAAMLNDETVKDARAGNRLRICTSAGEALPESVGNAWKARFGVDILDGVGSTELLHIFLSNAPGDIKYGCSGRPVPGYKVRLVNEAGGDVPDGEVGELLVDAPSAGEGYWNQRSKSRSTFEGHWTRTGDKYIRDADGRYTFCGRSDDMFKVSGIWVSPFEVESALITHPAVLEAAVVPEADPEGLLKPKAFVVLRADAKTDGLHEALKEHVKQKIGPWKYPRWIDVVDSLPKTATGKIQRFKLRDGA